One window from the genome of Pseudomonas fluorescens encodes:
- a CDS encoding pyridoxamine 5'-phosphate oxidase family protein: MDEALQAKNSPWHEGELTLQRSVGAVDMMASVGQRQLARTWMPDQHREFYAQLPFVVLGAVDRQGDVWATLRAGQPGFMNSPDPQTLHINLEPEPNDPAQEGMGEGDAIGMLGIELHTRRRNRMNGVVRRQLAPGLEIAVSQAYGNCPRYINLRQYQFVDPQAVAPRQLSVSDPLVRRLVTAADSFYIATYVVRDGERQVDASHRGGKPGFVRMDEDGSLTIPDFSGNLFFNTLGNILLNPRAGLVFVDFQTGDLLQMSGSAQVLLDDPEINAFQGAERLLRFTPQRIVYRPAAIALRWKDQDEGDSPNSLMTGSWEQAAERLQAEALRSRWRALRVARVVDESHNIRSFYLQASDGLGLPRFEAGQHLPVRIQLEGQKAPSIRTYSVSSAPSDDFLRISVKRDGSVSSHLHEQVRALHEIEARAPQGHFTVQATERRPLVLLAAGVGITPLLSMLREVVYQGQRISRMRPVWLLQSARSVADLAFREEIDELAARAGDKLQVVRMVSQPPTEAKVGEDYDLAGRIDVELLKKLLPLNDYDFYLCGPGSFTQALYDGLRKLRIPDDRIHAETFGPSTLVRDIEVSMPAPQQVPAATEAVKVLFASSGKEARWEPGGGTLLELAEARGLNPEFSCRGGSCGTCKTRLSRGQVHYLSQPAEPVGEGEVLICCAVPAQGSEPLVLEV; encoded by the coding sequence ATGGACGAAGCCTTGCAAGCAAAAAACTCGCCCTGGCACGAAGGAGAGCTGACCTTGCAGCGCTCCGTCGGGGCTGTCGACATGATGGCCAGTGTCGGCCAACGGCAACTGGCGCGTACGTGGATGCCGGACCAGCACCGGGAGTTCTACGCCCAACTGCCTTTCGTGGTGCTGGGGGCGGTGGACCGGCAAGGCGACGTGTGGGCGACCCTGCGCGCGGGACAACCGGGTTTCATGAATTCGCCCGATCCGCAGACCCTGCACATCAACCTCGAGCCCGAGCCGAACGACCCCGCCCAGGAAGGCATGGGCGAGGGGGATGCCATCGGCATGCTGGGGATCGAGTTGCACACCCGTCGGCGTAATCGCATGAATGGCGTGGTGCGCCGTCAGCTTGCCCCAGGGCTGGAGATTGCAGTGAGCCAGGCCTATGGCAACTGCCCTCGCTACATCAACCTGCGCCAGTATCAATTTGTCGACCCACAGGCGGTCGCGCCGCGGCAGTTGAGCGTGTCAGACCCGCTGGTCCGGCGCCTGGTGACGGCGGCCGATTCGTTTTATATCGCCACCTACGTGGTGCGCGATGGCGAGCGGCAGGTCGATGCTTCTCACCGTGGCGGCAAGCCAGGGTTTGTGCGCATGGATGAAGACGGGTCGCTGACCATTCCGGATTTTTCCGGCAATCTGTTCTTCAACACCCTGGGCAACATCCTGCTCAACCCGCGGGCCGGGCTGGTGTTCGTCGATTTCCAGACCGGCGATCTGCTGCAAATGAGTGGCTCGGCGCAAGTCCTGCTGGACGATCCCGAGATCAATGCCTTCCAAGGCGCCGAGCGGCTGCTGCGCTTCACACCGCAACGCATCGTCTATCGTCCGGCCGCCATCGCGCTGCGCTGGAAGGATCAGGATGAAGGCGATTCGCCCAATTCATTGATGACCGGCAGTTGGGAGCAAGCCGCAGAGCGTTTGCAGGCTGAGGCGCTGCGTAGCCGCTGGCGTGCGTTGCGGGTTGCGCGAGTCGTGGATGAGAGCCACAACATTCGTTCGTTCTACCTGCAGGCGAGCGATGGCTTGGGCTTGCCTCGGTTTGAAGCCGGGCAACATTTGCCGGTGCGGATCCAGCTGGAGGGGCAGAAAGCGCCGTCGATCCGAACCTATAGCGTTTCCAGTGCGCCGTCGGATGATTTCCTGCGCATCAGCGTCAAGCGCGATGGATCGGTGTCGTCCCACCTGCATGAGCAGGTGCGGGCGCTGCACGAGATCGAAGCGCGGGCGCCCCAGGGCCATTTCACCGTCCAGGCCACGGAGCGGCGTCCGTTGGTATTGCTGGCAGCGGGGGTGGGCATCACGCCGTTGTTGTCGATGTTGCGCGAGGTGGTTTACCAGGGGCAACGCATCAGCCGCATGCGTCCGGTCTGGCTGCTGCAAAGCGCCCGCTCGGTGGCCGACCTGGCGTTCCGTGAAGAGATCGACGAACTGGCCGCCCGTGCCGGCGACAAGCTCCAGGTTGTGCGCATGGTCAGCCAACCGCCCACCGAAGCGAAGGTTGGTGAAGATTATGATCTGGCGGGCCGGATCGATGTGGAACTGCTGAAGAAACTGCTGCCGCTCAACGACTACGACTTCTATCTGTGCGGGCCGGGCAGCTTTACCCAGGCGCTGTACGACGGGCTGCGCAAATTGCGCATCCCTGACGATCGCATCCATGCGGAAACCTTCGGTCCCTCCACCCTTGTGCGGGACATCGAAGTCAGCATGCCGGCGCCCCAGCAAGTGCCGGCCGCGACTGAAGCGGTGAAGGTCTTGTTCGCCAGTTCCGGCAAGGAGGCCCGTTGGGAGCCCGGCGGCGGAACGCTGCTGGAGCTGGCCGAAGCGCGCGGCCTGAACCCGGAATTCAGCTGCCGCGGCGGTTCCTGCGGCACCTGCAAAACCCGCTTGAGCCGCGGCCAGGTGCATTACCTGAGCCAGCCGGCCGAGCCGGTTGGCGAAGGCGAAGTGCTGATCTGTTGCGCGGTGCCGGCTCAAGGCAGCGAACCGTTGGTGCTTGAGGTCTAG
- a CDS encoding glutathione S-transferase family protein — MPENAIKLYRHPLSGHAHRVELMLSLLGLPTELVFVDLMKGEHKTPEFLAINSFGQVPVIDDNGVVLADSNAILVYLAAKYGKGQWLPGDPLAQARVQRWLSVAAGQINQGPANARLITVFGAGYDAEDAIKRSHALLKVMETELGQSRFLAGEQPTIADVAAYTYVSHAPEGNVALTDYPNVRAWLGSIEALPNFVGMQRTAKGLQQA; from the coding sequence ATGCCTGAGAACGCGATCAAACTTTATCGCCACCCGTTGTCGGGTCACGCCCATCGTGTCGAGCTGATGCTCTCGCTGCTGGGCCTGCCGACCGAGCTGGTATTCGTGGACTTGATGAAAGGCGAGCACAAGACCCCGGAGTTCCTCGCCATCAACAGCTTCGGCCAGGTGCCGGTGATCGATGACAACGGTGTTGTGCTGGCCGACTCGAACGCGATTCTGGTCTACCTCGCGGCCAAATACGGCAAGGGCCAATGGCTGCCCGGCGATCCGCTCGCCCAGGCCCGGGTGCAGCGCTGGCTTTCGGTGGCCGCGGGCCAGATCAACCAGGGGCCGGCCAACGCCCGATTGATCACCGTGTTCGGCGCCGGCTATGACGCCGAAGATGCCATCAAGCGTTCCCACGCCCTGTTGAAGGTGATGGAGACGGAGCTGGGGCAAAGCCGGTTCCTGGCCGGTGAGCAACCGACCATCGCTGACGTGGCCGCGTACACCTACGTGTCCCATGCACCGGAAGGCAACGTCGCGCTGACCGACTACCCGAACGTCCGTGCCTGGCTGGGCAGCATCGAAGCCTTGCCGAATTTCGTCGGCATGCAGCGCACCGCCAAGGGCTTGCAGCAAGCCTGA
- a CDS encoding LysR family transcriptional regulator: MDRFQEMQIFMVVAEEEGFAAAARRLRISPPSVTRAIAAMEERIGTQLLSRTTRNVHLTEAGQRYLEDCRRILSELEEAEEAAAGSYSIPCGYLTVTAPVLFGELYIAPLLTDYLDRFPSVHLNALLVDRVVNIADEGIDVAIRIGHLQENNQHAIKVGEVRQVICGAPAYFQRHGRPSHPGELSKANIVMSSASHLLSHWQFMDEASSLSLRVDPRLVVTANQAAINIARQGWGVTRVLSYQVARQVAEGELEVVLKAFEPPALPIHVVYQKSNRVPAKVRTFVDFLADRLGDDVTLKPVVKGTG; this comes from the coding sequence ATGGATCGCTTTCAGGAAATGCAGATTTTCATGGTGGTTGCCGAGGAGGAAGGGTTCGCCGCTGCCGCCCGGCGCTTGCGCATTTCGCCACCGAGCGTGACGCGGGCCATTGCGGCGATGGAAGAACGGATCGGCACCCAACTATTGTCTCGTACCACCCGCAATGTGCACCTGACCGAAGCGGGGCAACGCTACCTGGAAGATTGCCGGCGGATCCTGAGTGAGCTCGAAGAGGCCGAGGAGGCCGCCGCCGGCAGCTACTCGATCCCGTGCGGGTATCTGACGGTTACCGCGCCGGTGCTGTTTGGCGAGTTGTACATCGCGCCCTTGCTGACGGATTACCTGGATCGGTTTCCCTCGGTGCACCTCAATGCCTTGTTGGTCGACCGTGTGGTGAATATCGCGGACGAGGGCATCGATGTGGCGATCCGCATCGGCCATTTGCAGGAAAACAATCAGCACGCCATCAAGGTCGGTGAGGTACGCCAAGTGATTTGCGGCGCCCCGGCCTATTTCCAGCGCCATGGACGGCCAAGCCATCCTGGTGAGTTGAGCAAGGCCAATATCGTGATGTCTTCGGCCAGTCATTTGCTGAGCCACTGGCAGTTCATGGACGAAGCAAGCTCGCTGAGCCTGCGGGTTGACCCACGCCTGGTGGTGACCGCGAATCAGGCCGCGATCAATATCGCCCGCCAGGGCTGGGGCGTTACCCGGGTATTGTCCTATCAAGTGGCCCGGCAGGTCGCCGAGGGTGAACTGGAAGTGGTGCTCAAGGCTTTCGAACCACCGGCGTTGCCGATTCACGTGGTGTATCAGAAGAGCAATCGGGTGCCGGCCAAGGTGCGTACGTTCGTGGACTTCCTCGCCGATCGGCTGGGAGACGACGTCACGCTCAAGCCTGTCGTAAAAGGCACCGGCTGA
- a CDS encoding LysR family transcriptional regulator produces the protein MARHHEMRVFHALSQCSSLASAAQRLNVSGPTVMRAVARLEARLGVQLLSRSTRGVALTEAGVGFMADCSRILQAVDEAEASAKGWHVQAQGNLTILLPTLFSRYVMAPVLAGYMDHFPEIRLLAHYHDRFPNMHEEGLDVAVLVGHLPSCSLIARPVGSVRSLVCASPGYLAMYGEPVVPQDLHDHRLIATQANQDWVQWSFQQQGETNGFKARTRLSCATLQAAIDAAAHGAGLTRCLSYPLYDYLSSGRLRRVLQAYEPPSMPVQVVYRERRKAPMRVRSFVDYIVEHLREHPALRADIS, from the coding sequence ATGGCGCGCCACCATGAAATGAGGGTATTCCACGCGCTGTCGCAGTGCTCCAGCCTCGCCTCGGCCGCCCAGCGCCTCAACGTCTCCGGACCGACCGTGATGCGTGCGGTCGCTCGACTGGAAGCGCGACTGGGTGTGCAGCTGCTGTCACGAAGCACGCGCGGGGTGGCGCTGACGGAAGCCGGGGTCGGCTTCATGGCTGATTGTTCACGCATTCTCCAGGCCGTTGACGAGGCTGAAGCATCGGCCAAGGGCTGGCATGTCCAGGCCCAGGGCAATCTGACGATTCTGTTGCCCACCTTGTTCAGCCGTTATGTCATGGCCCCGGTATTGGCCGGCTACATGGATCACTTCCCCGAGATCAGGCTATTGGCCCACTACCATGATCGTTTCCCGAACATGCATGAGGAAGGGCTGGATGTCGCGGTGTTGGTAGGGCATCTACCCAGTTGCTCATTGATCGCACGACCTGTCGGCAGCGTTCGCTCGCTCGTCTGCGCCAGTCCTGGTTATCTGGCGATGTATGGTGAGCCGGTTGTGCCGCAGGATCTGCACGATCACCGCCTGATCGCCACGCAGGCCAACCAGGACTGGGTCCAGTGGTCTTTTCAACAGCAGGGCGAGACCAACGGCTTCAAGGCCCGCACGCGGCTCAGTTGCGCCACGCTACAGGCGGCCATCGACGCAGCAGCTCATGGGGCCGGGTTGACGCGTTGCTTGAGCTATCCGTTGTACGACTATCTGAGCAGCGGACGCTTGCGCAGGGTCTTGCAAGCCTATGAACCACCCTCCATGCCCGTGCAGGTGGTCTACCGTGAAAGGCGCAAGGCGCCGATGCGGGTGCGCAGTTTCGTGGACTACATCGTCGAGCACCTGCGCGAGCACCCGGCCCTGCGAGCGGATATCTCTTGA
- a CDS encoding AraC family transcriptional regulator, which produces MNAIDKLISLANVRGSLDLRCQFQGDWALDHGQHALGTAPYHIVLAGECRVEFADGQRLPMRAGDILLLPRGAPHLMHSPGKMVTPTSPRIVTGGALPIHRIGGASAELDMLCGGFHFNRASLLFSALPDYLVIPSGALPANGPLPALVEILRGEADGNQPGARFLLDALSQALFTLILRAHLSSHGQDSGTLALLGDKRLGRAWQAMLADPAHEWTIQGLADLASMSRANFMRAFVKLAGVSPWVLLTQVRMELAFSLLSHSHLGLSDIAVQVGYQSQAAFSKKFKEIYGEAPGRVRRGIQAPNAR; this is translated from the coding sequence ATGAATGCGATCGATAAACTCATCAGCCTGGCCAACGTTCGCGGCAGCCTGGACCTGCGCTGTCAGTTCCAGGGCGACTGGGCCCTGGATCACGGCCAGCATGCCCTGGGCACGGCGCCCTATCACATCGTGCTGGCCGGCGAATGCCGCGTCGAGTTTGCCGATGGGCAGCGCTTGCCCATGCGCGCCGGTGACATCCTGCTGCTGCCGCGCGGCGCCCCGCACCTCATGCACAGCCCTGGGAAAATGGTGACGCCGACCTCACCCCGGATCGTGACCGGAGGCGCCCTGCCGATTCACCGCATTGGCGGTGCCAGCGCGGAGCTGGACATGCTTTGCGGTGGTTTTCATTTCAACCGAGCTTCGTTGCTGTTCAGCGCCCTGCCCGACTACCTGGTGATTCCCAGCGGCGCCTTACCGGCCAACGGACCTTTGCCGGCATTGGTGGAAATCCTTCGCGGGGAAGCGGATGGGAACCAGCCCGGCGCTCGCTTCTTGCTCGACGCCTTGTCCCAGGCCCTGTTCACCCTGATTCTGCGTGCGCACCTGTCGAGTCATGGCCAGGACAGCGGCACGCTGGCCCTGCTCGGCGACAAGCGCCTGGGCCGGGCCTGGCAGGCGATGCTGGCGGACCCTGCGCACGAGTGGACCATCCAAGGCCTGGCAGACCTCGCGAGCATGTCCCGGGCCAATTTCATGCGCGCATTCGTCAAGCTGGCCGGCGTCTCGCCGTGGGTACTGTTGACGCAAGTGCGAATGGAGTTGGCCTTCAGTCTGCTCAGCCACTCACACCTGGGGCTGAGCGATATTGCCGTACAGGTCGGCTACCAATCCCAGGCTGCGTTCAGCAAGAAATTCAAGGAAATCTACGGCGAGGCGCCAGGGCGGGTGCGTCGTGGGATCCAGGCCCCGAACGCGCGCTGA
- a CDS encoding carboxymuconolactone decarboxylase family protein: MFNNWSELLPTIQKAFGALGRSNPKMVKAYMALGEAASENNVLDAKTRELISIAIAVTTRCDGCIAAHTDAAIKAGASREEVAAALATAISLNAGAAYIYSLRSLEAYDTLKKPA; the protein is encoded by the coding sequence ATGTTCAATAACTGGTCCGAATTGTTGCCCACCATTCAGAAAGCGTTTGGCGCGCTGGGCCGCAGCAACCCGAAAATGGTCAAGGCCTATATGGCGCTCGGGGAAGCCGCCAGCGAAAACAACGTGCTCGATGCCAAGACCCGCGAGCTGATCTCGATCGCCATCGCCGTGACCACCCGTTGCGACGGCTGTATCGCCGCCCACACGGATGCGGCGATCAAGGCGGGGGCGAGCCGTGAAGAGGTCGCAGCGGCCCTGGCCACTGCGATTTCGTTGAATGCGGGGGCTGCCTACATCTACTCGCTGCGCTCGCTTGAAGCGTATGACACGCTGAAAAAACCGGCGTGA